One segment of Purpureocillium takamizusanense chromosome 7, complete sequence DNA contains the following:
- a CDS encoding uncharacterized protein (EggNog:ENOG503P72M~COG:K), with protein MSTEAPSNGAAEPPKPTTSEAPPKFSWLQAHPVFVIILVGTDEQPFGIQKDFLCDRSEFYRNHFAEKTDNDALEHVVRLPDCSKEVFGLAQNYLYTGVLIADESNVPSYESLVGLWNLGHKLGVDGLCEKTLDAMKECRKLTERIPATPLLIQVWRDTPEGSSIRLLLLSWAAEYMRSSDARAEFAKSLPQEVLSELVVAMSSFDVSPVPHAPADLPAVNTTPALPRKNVHYLDEGIDEEMLNSIKKNRRTSGAPGAVASPLDPAAAGRRAARTDLPKTQKRRTSAALVDVRNFTTAQKLEFCADLLNRMLSGPGFWTRLVGPFKDPVEPVEDGVPDYLDKVKRPMDLSTIKAKMDRREYPNEEDFVRDVRQIFDNCFTYWKKGDPMWAAGEKLQRTFEEKFSHMNKWIAKMGGDEGE; from the exons ATGTCGACGGAGGCGCCATCGAATGGCGCTGCGGAACCTCCCAAGCCGACCACAtccgaggcgccgcccaaATTCTCCTGGCT CCAAGCACACCCAGTATTTGTCATAATACTCGTCGGCACCGACGAGCAGCCCTTTGGTATCCAAAAGGACTTCTTGTGCGACCGCTCCGAGTTCTACCGCAACCATTTTGCGGAAAAGACGGACAACGATGCCCTCGAGCACGTCGTTAGGCTGCCCGACTGCTCCAAAGAAGTGTTTGGCCTCGCACAGAACTACCTGTATACCGGCGTGTTGATTGCTGATGAGTCCAACGTGCCGTCGTACGAGTCACTGGTGGGCCTATGGAACCTCGGCCAcaagctcggcgtcgatgggcTTTGCGAAAAGACACTCGATGCCATGAAGGAGTGCCGCAAACTCACCGAGAGAATCCCCGCCACACCGCTTCTCATACAAGTATGGAGGGACACACCTGAGGGGTCGTCCATCcggctcctgctgctgtcttGGGCAGCCGAGTACATGCGGTCTTCCGATGCTCGTGCGGAATTTGCCAAATCCCTGCCACAAGAGGTCTTGAGCGAGCTTGTTGTTGCCATGAGCTCGTTCGATGTGTCGCCGGTACCGCACGCACCGGCCGACTTGCCCGCTGTCAATACTACGCCGGCACTTCCTAGGAAGAACGTTCACTACCTCGACGAGGGAATCGACGAGGAGATGCTGAATAGCATTAAGAAGAATAGGAGGACTAGCGGAGCCCCAGGCGCCGTCGCTTCACCGCTGgacccagcagccgcaggaCGCAGAGCCGCCCGAACGGACCTGCCCAAGAcgcagaagaggaggacTAGCGCTGCCTTGGTGGACGTGCGAAACTTTACGACAGCGCAGAAGCTGGAATTCTGCGCCGATCTACTGAACAGGATGCTTTCAGGTCCAG GGTTTTGGACACGCCTTGTTGGACCGTTCAAAGACCCCGTGGAGCcggtcgaggatggcgtGCCCGATTATCTCGACAAAGTCAAGCGGCCAATGGATCTGAGCACGATTAAGGCCAAGATGGACCGGCGCGAGTATCCCAATGAAGAGGATTTCGTGCGTGACGTGCGGCAGATCTTTGACAACTGCTTCACATACTGGAAGAAGGGTGATCCGATGTGGGCCGCCGGGGAGAAGCTGCAACGCACGTTTGAGGAGAAGTTTTCGCACATGAACAAGT